In the Acidobacteriota bacterium genome, TACTTTCTCAATCCAAAGATGGGGGCGAAGATTTCCTTTTCCAGATCTTCAAAAAACATGGCTCTCCCCGTTTCTCCCTGGAGTCTCCTCACCTCACGCAGCCCCATGGCCCCAAGAATCTCGAGGAGCTGGCCATGCCATGCGCCAACCATATTGATCAATCTCTGAGTCCCCCATTCCCTATCCAGGCGTGGAAGTCTCCATTCGCAGAATTCTGGCGAAGTACAGTCTCCATCGAAACGGCACTGGAGGGCAACAAGAAGTGGCGTATTGAGAGCTATGAGATCTGCACCACAGATGATGGCTTTGGGGAGATGCTCGGCAGCAATGATTCCTCCGCTGGTTATGATGGTCACCTCATCCCTGAGAGAATGTTCCACTAACTTCCCATGAATGGAACGGATGAGTTCCTTGAGGAACCTGGGGTTACGGACGGATATTTCCCTCCCACGGTAGTCGGCAAAGAGATGAAAGACGCCGGCTCCTTCCTTCACAGCACGAACAACGAATCTTTCGCTACCTTCATTGAACGGTAACCGCAAACAGATAATGGCTGTTGGGAATTCATCTTTCAATCTCTTCCATCCATCCAAATGGTTTCCCACATCCACTTCAATGATGGAAACAGCTCTCAGAATTTCCTTGTGATCTTCCCAATTTTGGAAGTTCACGAGAGGAATGATATGTGCTAAAAATTTCATCAAATCCCCTTTGATCTCCTGCACTGGAATGATGACAAACGTTTTCAGGTATGAGGCGGCTTGTGCCAGGATTTCCAGGATGTTCTTATTCCTGAGAGAATCAGGGAAAAGATCAAAAATGATGGGAACAGGAATCTGAATCAGAGGAGACCCATCATAAAGCCAGGAATATTCTGGGCCGAACTCCAGCCTTGAGGCTTTTCTCCCGATATCCACAATTGTTGAGATGAATTCCCTGCCATGGATTCCATCTCTCGTGGGCCGAACAATTTCTGACATGTCGGTCCACATGGAATCAAAACCATTGCCGCTGAAAGGTCCTTTGTAGCAGGCCCCTTTGACCGGGATCCTACCTGTGGATGCTTCGTACCAGAGAGACCAGACCTGCTCAGGTGACCAGTAATCATCGCCCAGCTTCTTGTAGGCCTGACTCAACTCAATCTTCACCATTCCGGGATGCTCCAGGACACAGCGGTAGCAAGCAACGCATCGGTCGTGGTCTGGAGTGAGACCGCCAAACATTCGATCGTAAGTACCATAAATGCAGGGACGACTCTTCAGCCTTTTGGGTAATTCCCAAGGTGGGTAGGAGAGAAAAGCTTCAAGTAGCATTTCAGCGAATTTGCTCTCCCTTATCCTCACCGCATACTTCCCCGGTTGTCCCCTGAGGGATGGTGCGGCTTTCGTTTCTATGTGGAAACGCTTATACAAGTTTCCCTTTTGATCCATCATTTCAATGAAATTCTTCCAATCTTTGCTGGAGCTGATTCAGCGGACCT is a window encoding:
- a CDS encoding glutamate synthase-related protein; the protein is MMDQKGNLYKRFHIETKAAPSLRGQPGKYAVRIRESKFAEMLLEAFLSYPPWELPKRLKSRPCIYGTYDRMFGGLTPDHDRCVACYRCVLEHPGMVKIELSQAYKKLGDDYWSPEQVWSLWYEASTGRIPVKGACYKGPFSGNGFDSMWTDMSEIVRPTRDGIHGREFISTIVDIGRKASRLEFGPEYSWLYDGSPLIQIPVPIIFDLFPDSLRNKNILEILAQAASYLKTFVIIPVQEIKGDLMKFLAHIIPLVNFQNWEDHKEILRAVSIIEVDVGNHLDGWKRLKDEFPTAIICLRLPFNEGSERFVVRAVKEGAGVFHLFADYRGREISVRNPRFLKELIRSIHGKLVEHSLRDEVTIITSGGIIAAEHLPKAIICGADLIALNTPLLVALQCRFDGDCTSPEFCEWRLPRLDREWGTQRLINMVGAWHGQLLEILGAMGLREVRRLQGETGRAMFFEDLEKEIFAPIFGLRK